From a single Maylandia zebra isolate NMK-2024a linkage group LG3, Mzebra_GT3a, whole genome shotgun sequence genomic region:
- the LOC143416759 gene encoding uncharacterized protein LOC143416759, producing MISIARAAEDSRYPSKHEVDAMAKRLMEYYPMLKETCGEWEHVAKKLMKRLSNVKSPRKGKKPPVKKPRKDGNESVAKNDSSGESSASTIILDKSPVRSMGTPVHHQDGSDEESGSADFFDSQKTQAKHYKTLQEIYKTKKQNKAAVTQLLNLEFESRRQFINSDAIKEQGRAVKILEAYPCFRELDHVLDELRRIIQPSNLKYISEMKDRWEIFYSKVQFYGVMKKVMKPPKTLDGVEHAATVFRALPMLFPSSTVPPKKLGICSEAFFHVLKTSEDPEGYLRQRPLACPVLLVSEGNCMIAVGTTPVSTFDRKDLNEGLLYLMAYYYALHLTYPKCISTLLSVLQTEILKDSIHDRDSTPSYKKALGEWKSFIE from the exons ATGATTTCAATAGCAAGAGCAGCTGAGGACTCCAGATACCCCAGCAAACATGAGGTTGATGCCATGGCAAAGCGATTAATGGAGTACTACCCAATGCTTAAAGAAACGTGTGGTGAGTGG GAGCATGTTGCTAAAAAGCTAATGAAGAGACTCTCCAATGTCAAAAGTCCAAGAAAGGGCAAAAAACCTCCTGTGAAGAAGCCAAGAAAGGATGGGAATGAAAGCGTTGCAAAaaatgacagcagtggggagtcCAGTGCATCAACTATTATTCTAGATAAATCACCAGTTAGATCGATGGGCACCCCAGTGCACCACCAGGATGGCAGTGATGAAGAAT CTGGTTCAGCTGACTTCTTTGACAGCCAAAAAACCCAGGCAAAACACTACAAGACACTTCAAGAAATATACAAGaccaaaaaacagaacaaagctGCTGTTACCCAACTGCTGAACCTGGAGTTTGAGTCTAGAAGACAATTCATTAACTCTGATGCTATAAAGGAGCAGggcagagcagtgaagatactAGAGGCATATCCTTGTTTCAGAGAACTGGATCAT GTCCTTGATGAGCTGCGGAGAATTATTCAACCATCCAACTTGAAATACATTTCTGAGATGAAGGATAGATGGGAAATCTTCTACTCGAAGGTGCAGTTTTATGGTGTCATGAAGAAAGTTATGAAGCCGCCAAAAACTTTGGATGGAG TGGAACATGCAGCAACTGTGTTCAGAGCCCTTCCCATGCTTTTCCCTTCCAGCACAGTACCACCTAAGAAGCTGGGCATCTGTAGTGAGGCTTTTTTCCATGTCCTAAAG ACTTCAGAAGACCCTGAAGGCTACCTGCGTCAGCGACCCCTGGCTTGCCCAGTTCTGCTTGTCTCTGAAGGCAACTGCATGATAGCTGTTGGAACCACACCGGTGAGCACTTTTGACCGGAAGGATCTTAATGAGGGACTGCTCTATCTGATGGCATATTACTATGCCCTCCACCTCACATATCCAAAGTGCATTTCCACACTGCTGTCTGTCTTGCAAACTGAAATACTCAAAGACTCCATCCATGACCGAGATTCAACCCCCTCTTACAAGAAGGCGCTTGGTGAGTGGAAGTCATTCATTGAGTGA
- the LOC112433593 gene encoding phospholipase D1-like: MCQSPVNQTVCGSVHVTVLFSISSLVSLSFCSVHQDDPQRLHRSSIDVLDPISDQFYEEAWMFTSARYTSIYQKVFHCRPSSDAGGLPGQCWPTQRGPGSEELKKILAFLVSFLFSSYPNKTFLHLLAPKRLWCPWRSGPEACAHHVDRKHSDTILEMLTVTSEANWTTQLQQE; encoded by the exons ATGTGTCAATCACCTGTGAATCAAACTGTGTGTGGCTCAGTTCATGTCACAGTGTTGTTTAGTATATCTTCACTTGTCTCACTCTCCTTCTGTTCTGTCCATCAGGACGATCCTCAGCGCTTACACAGATCCTCCATCGATGTTTTGGATCCAATCAGTGATCAGTTCTACGAGGAGGCCTGGATGTTCACCAGCGCTCGCTACACCTCCATCTACCAGAAG GTTTTCCACTGTCGGCCATCCAGCGATGCTGGAGGGCTACCTGGCCAATGCTGGCCTACACAAAGAGGTCCCGGCtcggaggagctgaagaagatccttgCCTTCCTCGTCAGTTTCCTCTTCAGTTCCTATCCCAACAAAACCTTCTTGCACCTATTAGCTCCAAAGAGGCTATGGTGCCCGTGGAGGTCTGGACCTGAGGCCTGTGCTCATCACGTGGATAGAAAACACTCTGACACCATTCTGGAG ATGTTGACTGTGACCTCAGAGGCCAACTGGaccacacagctgcagcaggagtga